A genomic stretch from Patescibacteria group bacterium includes:
- the tsaB gene encoding tRNA (adenosine(37)-N6)-threonylcarbamoyltransferase complex dimerization subunit type 1 TsaB, with protein MILIINTTVSDRLMVGLAKRRKIIDRQGLVVGRSQAEKLLFLVDRVLKKNKIKFKDLKGVIVVTGPGGFSSVRLGVILANTMGYALDIPVIGLRYSKKYSSLEELVADGIEILKDKSSFSMVHPFYNQKPNITTAKKK; from the coding sequence ATGATTTTGATTATCAATACAACGGTTAGCGATCGTTTAATGGTTGGTCTGGCAAAAAGAAGAAAAATAATTGATCGACAAGGACTGGTGGTTGGTCGGTCGCAGGCGGAAAAACTGCTATTTTTAGTTGATCGGGTTTTGAAAAAAAATAAAATAAAATTTAAAGATTTAAAAGGCGTAATTGTTGTTACCGGTCCGGGTGGTTTTTCCTCAGTTCGTTTAGGTGTGATATTGGCAAATACCATGGGGTATGCCTTAGATATACCAGTCATTGGTTTGAGATATTCCAAAAAATATTCTAGTTTGGAAGAATTGGTTGCTGACGGTATAGAGATTTTAAAAGATAAAAGTAGTTTTAGCATGGTTCATCCGTTTTATAACCAAAAACCGAATATTACTACAGCTAAAAAAAAGTAA